The Eggerthella guodeyinii sequence TTCAAGCGCCCCGAGGGGTTCTTCGTCGGGCAGCTCGTCCAGGAGGCGGGCCTGCGCGGCTACCGGGTGGGCGGCGCGCAGGTGTCGGAGAAGCACACGGGCTTCGTGGTGAACGCGGGCGGCGCCACGGCCGCCGACGTGCGCCGGCTCATCGCCGACGTGCAGGAGTGCGTGCACGCGAGCGCCGGCGTGCGCCTCGAGCCCGAAGTGCGCATGTGGGGCTTCGAGGAGTAGGCCGCCGGCCGACGGCCGCGACGGCGTCTGTCGCAATGTCTCGCGATAAGCGAACAAGTGTTTCACATGAAACACTTGTTCGCTGGTAGTTCGGCGCGGAGTTGGGTGCGGGGGTGCGGGCGCCGCGGCTCGCGGGTGCAGGCGCGGCGGCTTTGCGGGCGCGGGCGCTCTGGGGCGCCGGGGTGCGGCGGCTCGCGGGTGCGCCGGGGCGCGGGCGCTCTGGGGCGCGGAGGCTTGCGGGTGCGGGCGCGCCGGGGCGCCGGGAGCGGGGCGGGGTCGGTCTCGCGGGTGCGGGGTGCCGTGCTGCCGCGCGTCGGCGCTGTGTGCGGGATGGGGTTCGGCCGCCGTCTTGGCGGGCGGCGTTGCTTGCGGACGGGCCGGCGCGCGGCGCGCCGATCCGCGGCGGGCACGCCGTGCGATCGGCGTTGCGGGAGGCGCGCTGGTTCCGACCGGCTCGGCAGGAGGCGCGCTGGTGCCGGACGGAGCGCCGGGCCGCGGGGGCGCCGCGCGGGAATACCCGCTTGCGCGACGCCCTCCTGAAATGTTACTATTGGTATAACATTTAGTGACGAGGGGGCTTCTGCATGATCGATCGGGCGTTGTTCGCGCTGGAGGGCATCCGCGGGGCGCTTGCGGCGCTGGTGGCGCTCGCGACGGCTCGCGCGCTGCTCGCGGTCGGGCAGGCGTGGGCGCTGGCCAGCGCCGTCGTGCATCTGTGGGAGGGCGCGCCGCTCGCCGACCAAGGGCTGCTCGTCGCCCTGTTCTTCGCCTGCTTCGTGGGCGGCCAAGGCGTGCGCTACGTCCAGGACGCCTACCTCGACCGCTACGCCTACGCGCGCATCGACGACCTGCGCCGCAAGCTATTGCAGGCGGTGTTCGGCCAGGGCGCGCGCATCGTGCAGGAGACGGGCACCGGCAGCGTCACCGCGCTCGTGCTCGAAGGCGTCGACCAGGTGGAGACGTACCTGCGCCTCATCCTGCCGAAGATCGTGTGCGTGGTGGTCGTGCCGTTCGTCGTGCTCGCGTGCGTGTTCCCGGTCGACTGGGTGTCGGGCCTCATCATGCTCGTGATGTACCCGGTCATCGTGTTCTACATGGGGCTCGTCGGCGCCACGGCGAAGGCGGCCGCGTCGCTGCAGCACGAGGAGTACCAGCGCCTGTCCAACCACTTCATCGACTCGATGCGCGGCATCGACACGCTCAAGCTGCTCGGCCGGGGCAAGAGCCACGGCGCGCGCATCTTCGAGGTGAGCGAGCGCTTCCGAGAGGCCACGGTGAAGACGCTGCGCATCGCCACGCTGTCCGGCTCGGTGCTCGACCTCATCTCCACGCTGTCGCTGGCGGCCGTGGCCATCATGCTGGGGTTCCGCCTGGTGGACGGCTCGATCGCCTTCTTCCCGGCGCTGTTCGTGCTCGTGCTGGTGCCCGAGTACTTCAAGCCCATCCGCGAGTTCGCGAGCGACTACCACGCCTCGCTCGACGGCAAGAACGCGCTGGCCTCCATCCAGGCGATCATCGCGTCGGCGGCGGTCGGGGAGGGCGAGCGGGCGGCGGGCGACGTCCCCGCGTGGAGCGAGGAGGCCGTCCTCGAGCTCGACGGCGTGGGCTTCTCGTACCCCGAGCACGAGGCGCTCGCGGGCGTCACCTTCGCGGCGCGCGGCTTCGCGCGCATCGGCGTGATCGGCGCGAGCGGCTCGGGGAAGAGCACGCTCGTGAACCTGCTGGGCGGCTTCTCCGCGCCGAGCGCGGGCACGGTGCGCGCGTCGGGGCGGACGCTGGCCGACCTGCGCGATCCCTCGTGGCAGCGCCAGGTGCTCTACATCCCGCAGGATCCCTACCTGTTCCACGCCACGCTGCGCGAGAACATCGCGTTCTACCGTCCCGACGCCGGCGACGAGGACGTCGAGCGGGCCGTGCGCGTCGTGGGGCTGGAGGATCTCGTGGCCGAGCTGCCCGAGGGCCTGGAAACGCTCGTGGGCGAAGGCGCCCGCGCGCTGTCGGGCGGCCAGGCGCAGCGCATCGCGCTCGCCCGCGCGCTGCTCGACCGCTCGCGGCGCATCCTGCTGTTCGACGAGCCCACGGCCCATCTCGACATCGAGACGGAGTTGGAGCTGAAAGAGCGCATGCTGCCGCTCATGGAGGGCCGCCTCGTGTTCTTCGCCACGCACCGGCTGCACTGGGTGCACGACATGGACGCGGTGCTGGTCATGGAGGACGGGCGCGCGGTCGAGTTCGGCGCGCCCTCTGAGCTCGCCGCCCGCGGCGGCGCCTACGCGCGCCTGGCGGCGCAGGCGGAAGGGGGCCCGCGATGAGCCGCGAGGAGAGCCTGGCGGGCGCGCTGCGCCGCGACGCCTGGGTGAAGCCGTTCTTCTTCCGCTACCGCAAGGCGCTTGCGCTGGCGCTGCTGCTGGGCGTGCTGACGTTCGGGTTCGCCTCGGCGCTGATGGTGACCTCGGGCTACCTCGTGAGCGCGTCGGCCGTGGCCGAGACCATCCTGTTTCTGCACCTGCCGCTCATCTTCGTGCGCATCTTCGGCGTGGGCAAGCCCATCCTGCAATACCTCGAGCGCCTGACCAGCCACGACTGGGTGCTTCGCATGACGAGCGGCCTCAGGCTCAAGCTGTACGGAGCCCTCGAGCGCGACGCGGTATTCTTCCGCGCCACGCACCGCACGGGCGACGTGCTGGGCCTGCTGGCCGAGGACATCGGGCACATCCAGAACCTGTACCTGCGCACCGTGTTCCCCACGGTGGTGGCGTGGCTGCTCTACGTCGTCCTCATCGCGTGCCTGGGCTGGTTCTCGCTCTGGCTCGCGCTGGCCATGCTGCTGGTGCTGGGCGTAGCGGTGTTCCTCGTGCCGCTCGTGTCGGTGCTGGCCAACGCGGCGCGCCAGGCCCGCCACAAGCAGATGAAGAACGAGCTGTACGCCGAGCTGGCCGACAACGTGCTGGGCGTGTCGGACTGGGTGTTCGCCGGTCGGGGCGACGAGTACCTCACGCGCCACAAGGAGCGCGAACGACGGATGCGCGCCGTCCAGGAGCGCATGGAGCGCTTCGGGCGCCGCCGCGACCTCGTGCTGCAGGCCCTGTTCGGCCTGTGCGCCGTGCTGCTGCTGGTGTGGGCGGGCGGCCGCTTCGGGCCGGAGGGCGGCGACGCCGCCAACTGGATCGCCGCGTTCGTGCTGGGCTTCTTCCCGCTCATCGACGCGTTCGCGCCGCTGTCGTCGGCGGCCGTGGAGGCCGGCGCCTACCGTGACTCCATCGCGCGCCTGAACGACCTGCCCGAGCCCCGCGAGGACGCCGCGCCCGCGCGCGAGCCGCGCGCGCCCTTCGACGTGCGCGTCGAGCATGCGGCGTACCGCTATCCCGGCGCCGAGCGCGATGTGTTGAGCGACGTGAGCCTGACGGTGCCGCAGGGCCAGCGCGTCGCCGTGCTGGGCCGCAGCGGCGCGGGCAAGTCCACGCTGGCCTCGCTCGTGCGCGGCGACGTGCGGCCGAGCGCGGGCAGCGTGACGCTGGGCGGCGCGCCGACGGCCGAGCTCGGCGACGAGGCGGCGCGGTGGATCGGCGTGATCCAGCAGCGCACGTACCTGTTCAACATGACGCTCGCTGACAACCTGCGCCTCGGGCGCGAGGACGCCACCGACGAGGAGATGTGGGACGCGCTCGACAAGGTGGGGCTGCGCCCGCTGGTCGAGCGGCTTGACCGGGGCCTCGACACGATGGTGGACGAGGCGGGCCTGCGCTTCTCGGGCGGCGAGCGCCACCGCATCGCGCTCGCGCGCGTGCTGCTGCAGGACGTCCCCGTGGTCGTCCTCGACGAGCCCACGGTGGGCCTCGACCCCCTCACCGAGCGCGCGCTGCTGGACACCCTGTTCGAGGCGCTGGCGGGCAAGACGGTGATCATGATCACCCACCACCTGGCCGGCGTGGGCGCCCTGGATCGCGTCGTGTTCGTGGAGGACGGCCGCATCGCGCTCGACGGCTCCCCGGACGAGCTCGCGCGCACGAGCGCGCGCTACCGCCGCCTGCTCGCCTTCGACCGCGGCGAGGCGGCGCGGTAGCGGCACGCGGGCCGCTCGGCGAGCGCGCAGCAGGGCGGTCGCGTCCTCGGGCGCGAGCGCGCACGGTCGAGCGCTTCGTCGAAGAACTCGCACGACGTGCGATGGTCGGGGCGCCTCCTGTTCCTGCGTGAATCCCTCCCCGTTTCCGCGCAGTTCTCATCCAAATGGTGCGGTTTTGCGCTCCGGGGCGCGACGCAGGGCAGCGCGGTTGAAGGCGACCTGGGGAAACGCTTCCGATCGGGAAGGCGTGGGGCTGCAAGGGCCCGCAGCCCCGTTCGGAGGAGGCGACCCGTCGGGGATCGTTCGCCGAACGGGATGCAGAACAAATGTTTCACGTGAAACATTTGTCGCAGGGCGATGCGACCAGGTGCCGCGGGGTTTTCCCGCGTGTCGGCGCCGCTCGGCGCGCTGTTGTATTTACAACGGATGTCGTCGCGCCTGTGCGGTATGGTTCCCCTGACACGAAAAGGCGGGGAACGAGGAAACGGGGCATCCATGAGGAAAACGGTGAGGCTTGGGCGCGTCCTTGCGAGCTGCGCCGTCCTCGCGTTCGCGTGCGCGCTCGGCCTGGCGGCCTGCGCCGCCGCGCCGAGCGACGGCGCGCCCGCCGCGGCGGGCGCGACCGCGAGCGCCGCGCGCCAGGCCGGCGACGAGGCGCTTCCGGAGCTCGACGGCGCGTTCGCCTACACGCTCGTGGAAGTGGTGTCGAAGGACGCCGCCGCGGGCAGCCTGGAGGTCCGCGCGCTGCCCTGGGACCTCGACGGCGCGTTCGCGAAGAGCGGCCTCGCGGCGGGGGAGACCGGCACCGTGTCGTGCGCGCAGCTCGTGCTGTTCCCGGCCGGCATCCCCGACGGCCACGCCGTGGTGGTGGCCAGCCCGGCCGCCGACGCCGGCTCGTTCCTCCTCGTGGCGTGCTCCATCGAGAAGCCTGCCTGGTTCGAGGCCCGGCTCGCGCGCCTCGACAACGCCTGACCCCGAGAGAAGAGGCCCCTCATGCTTCCGTTCGTCCCCGCGTTCGTCCCCAACCTGCTGCAGGCCGCTCCGTTTGCGCTGGCCTTCGCCCTGCTGTGCGCGAAGCCGCTGCGGCTCCATCCCGGGCCGTTCTACCTGGCGTGGGCGGTCGCGTGCGCGCTGGTCGCCTGGTTCGACCCCGTCTTCGCGTCGCCCGTGCTCGACGCGGCCGTGCAGCTGGTCACGTCGGCCTACACGGGCGTCTGCCTCTACTTCATCGTGATGTTCGCGGGCGCGCTCGACCGCACGCCGTGGGTCAAGCGCCTGCTGTCCGTCCGCTCGGAGCTGTCCGTCATCGGCGGCATCGTCATCGCGGCGCACCTCGTGCGCGTCGTCGGGTTCCTCGCGCTGTCGCTGACGCCGATGTGGGAGCGCGTGTGGGGCCAGCCGGCGGCCTCCGTCATGTTCGCGGCGGCGGTGATCGTGGGCGTGCCGCTGACGCTGACGTTCCTCGTGCCGTGGATCACCTCGTTCAAGGTTGTGCGCAAGCGCCTGTCGGCGAAGGCGTGGAAGCGCACGCAGCTGCTGGCGTACCCGTTCGTCATCCTTATGGCGGCGCAGGGGTTCCTGCTGGCGGTGGGGCACGCGCTGTACGGCTACCCCTACGACGGGCTCGCTCTGACGGCGGCGTTCGCGACCGACCCCGCGGGCTGGCTCGCGTCCTTCGCCGGGCAGGTGGCCACCGCGTGGCTGTACCTGGCGCTCGGCGTGGGCTACGTCGTGCTGCGCCTGCGCAAGCGCGCGCGGGACAGGGCGCGCCGAGCGGCCGCGCTCGTCGGGTAGGCGCCGCGGCCTTCGCATCTGATGATTCTTCGATCTTCGCGCCGCTCGGGCCGAGCTTCCGCTATCCTGAACGTTCGCGATAATTCCGGACAAGCAGAGCGATAAAGAGGCTTCATGAAGATCAACCATGCGATCCTGCACGTTTTCGACTTCGTGTCGTGCGTCAACGTGTATTCCCAGGAGGAGCTCGACCTTTCGAGCAAGAACGCCAAGCGCTACGTGACGAGCCACGCGAAGAAGGCGCTCGGCAACATGGACAGCAAGCGCGGCGAGTTCGCCGAGAACAGCATGTTCGCCGAGGAGCTGCGCAGCTACTTCCGCGGCCAGCGGGAATTCATCGACCTGTCCGTCCAGGTGGCCGAGTACATCGTCGGCGAGCTGGGGCGCATGGAGAAGACCGAGTCCGCCGACCTGCTGGTGCTCGACTTCGAGGACGACCCCGACAACACGGTGCGGGAGATGACCGACGAGGAGGCCGAGGCCGCCTACGAGGCGCGCGGCAAGCGCTACTTCGCGTTCATGCTGCTGGAGGCCAAGCAGGCCTACATGCACGAGGTGGGCTACGGCGAGAGCGGCGCGCAGAGAAACGACATCGCGCGCCACCACGCCATCCTGCCGAACCCCTCGCAGAAGGTGCCGTCGTTCGCGGTCATCGAGTCGAAGACGCTGTCGGTGTCGTTTTGCGACAAGGAGCGCACCATCGCCGGCGAGAACCGCTGGCTCATCCCGGACGGCCTGCTGCAGTGCTCGATGGAGGCGTCGAGCAAGGAGGTGTTCGACACGGTGACGCGCCTCGTTGAGGAGGTGGCCGAGGAGTACGGCGCCAACACGGCCGTGGCGGTGTCGAAGGCGAAGAGCTACGTGGCCGAGAACGCCGCGGAGTCCGACGAGCTGGCCCCGTGGGACCTCGGCGAAGAGGTGTTCGACGACGAGCCGCTGCAGAGGCGCTTCGAGGAGGCGCTGGCCGAGGAGGCGCTGCCCGAGCGCGTGGTGGTGGAGAAGAACGTGGCCAAGCGCGTGGCGAAGAACCACAAGATCCGCACCGACACGGGCATCGACATCACGTTCCCGGCCGAGTACGGCGAGAACCCCGAGTTCATCGAGTTCGTGAGCGGCCCGAACGGCCTCATCAACATCGAGCTCAAGAACATCGGCCGCATCGAGAACCGTTAGCGCAGCGAGCGCGACGAGAACAGGAGCATACCCATGGCAGAATTCATCTACCAGATGTACCAGGCGCGCAAGGCGCACGGCGACAAGGTCATCCTCGACGACGTGTCGCTGTCGTTCTACCCCGGCGCGAAGATCGGCGTGGTGGGCCCGAACGGCATGGGCAAGTCGACGCTGCTCAAGATCATGGCGGGCATCGAAGAGGTGTCGAACGGCGACGCGCGCCTCTCGCCCGGCTACACGGTGGGCATCCTGCAGCAGGAGCCGCCGCTCGACGACGACTTGACGGTCATCGAGAACATCGAGCAGGCGTTCGGCGAGGTCAAGGCCAAGATCGACCGCTTCAACAAGATCGGCGAGGAAATGGCCGAGCCCGACGCCGACTTCGACGCGCTCATGGCTGAGATGGGCGAGCTGCAAGACGCCATCGATGCCGCGAACGGGTGGGACCTCGACAGCCAGCTGTCGCAGGCCATGGACGCGCTGCAGTGCCCCGACCCCGACATGCAGGTGAGCGTGCTGTCCGGCGGCGAGCGGCGCCGCGTGGCGCTGTGCAAGCTGCTGCTGCAGGCCCCCGACCTGCTGCTGCTCGACGAGCCCACCAACCACCTCGACGCCGAGTCGGTGCTGTGGCTCGAGCAGTTCCTGCGCACGTACCCCGGCGCGGTGCTGGCCGTCACGCACGACCGCTACTTCCTCGACAACGTGGCCGAGTGGATCTGCGAGGTGGACCGCGGCCAGCTCTTCCCCTACAAGGGCAACTACTCCACGTACCTCGAGACGAAGGCCGCCCGCCTGGAGGGCCAGGGCCAGCGCGAGGACAAGCTGGCGAAGCGCCTGCGCTCCGAGCTGGAGTGGGTGCGCTCGAGCCCCAAGGCGCGCCAGGCCAAGAGCAAGGCCCGCATCGAGCGCTACGAGCAGATGGCGGCCGAGGCGCGCTCGTTCGAGAAGACGAGCGTGTCCGACATCACCATTCCCGTGCCGCCGCGTTTGGGCGCGAAGGTGATCGAGGCGAAGCACCTGCACAAGGCGTTCGGCGACCGCGTGCTCATCGACGACCTGTCCTTCACGCTGCCGCAGGGCGGCATCGTGGGCGTGATCGGCCCGAACGGCGTGGGCAAGACCACGCTGTTCAAAACCATCGTGGGGCTCGAGCCCCTCTCGGGCGGCGAACTGGAGATCGGCGAGTCCGTGAGCATCTCCTACGTCGACCAGAACCGCGAGGGCATCGACCCGAACAAGAAGCTGTGGGAGGTCGTGTCCGACGGCCTCGACTTCATGAAGGTGGGCGACCAGGAGATCCCCAGCCGCGCCTACGTGGCCAGCTTCGGCTTCAAGGGCCCCGACCAGCAGAAGCCGGCCGGCGTGCTGTCGGGCGGCGAGCGCAACCGCCTGAACCTGGCGCTCACGCTCAAGCAGGGCGGCAACCTCCTGCTGCTCGACGAGCCCACGAACGACCTCGACGTGGAGACGCTCGAGAGCCTGGAGGAGGCGCTGCTGGCGTTCTCGGGCTGCGCCGTGGTGGTCAGCCACGACCGCTGGTTCCTCGACCGCATCGCCACGCACATCCTGGCGTGGGAGGGCACCGACGAGAACCCGGGCACCTGGCACTGGTTCGAGGGCAACTTCGAGTCCTACCAGAAGAACCGCATCGAGCGCCTCGGCGAGGAGGCCGCCAAGCCCCACCGCGTCCACCGCAAGCTCACCCGCAACTAGCGCATCGCGCAGCGAGGCCCCGGGATCCCGGGGCCTCGCTGCGTTTCGGGGCGGGCGCGCTACCAGCGCTTGAGCGTGGGCAGCAGCGCGCCCATGAACGACACGGCCTCGTCGCGCGTGATGTGGCACGTCTCGGCCATGCCCGGGGCGCAGCGCTCGATGAGCTCCTCGAGCGTCTCGTCCCGGATGAACGAGCCGTCCGCGTAGCACCACGAGCAGAACTCGCCCGACGGCGAGCCGTCCGCTTCGGTGCCGTGGTCCTTCTCCTGGAAGAACGGCATGCCGCAGCTTTGGCAGAAGTCGCCGTCGGGCATCTCCAGCAGCAGGGTGACGGGCACGTCGCAGGTGGCGGCGATGAGCTTGCACATGTCGATGCCGGGCGAGGTCTCGCCGTTCTCCCAGCGCGAGACGGCCTGGCGGGTGACGAAGAGCTTGCGCGCAAGCTCCTCTTGGGTGAGGTTCCGCTCCTTGCGGATGCGGATGAGGGCGTCTCCGATGGCCACGGGGGCTCCTTTCGTCGGGCTGATGCGGTGCGACCATTGAACCATGCGAGCGCGCCTGCCGTAAAGAAACAAAGCGTTGCGTCGCCCGCTCGCGGGCGTTTGCAGGTATGATGTCACGACGAGACGGTGGAGCCTGTCGGACGGCCGCGCGGCCGAGAAGGAGATGAGAGATGTACGTAGTCTGCCTGGATTTGGAAGGCGTGCTGGTGCCGGAGATCTGGATCGCGTTCGCGGAGGAGGCCGGCATCCCCGAGCTCAAGCGCACGACGCGCGACGAGCCCGATTACGGCAAGCTCATGAACTACCGCCTGGACATCCTCAGGCAGCATGGCCTGGGCCTCGAGGAGATCCAGCAGACCATCGCGCGCATCGACCCGCTGCCGGGCGCGAAGGAGTTTCTCGACGAGCTGCGCGCCACGACGCAGGCCATCATCATCAGCGACACGTTCACCCAGTTCGCCCAGCCCCTCATGGAGAAGCTGGGCTGGCCGACCATCTTCTGCAACGAGCTGGAGGTGGCCGACGACGGGTCCATCAGCGGGTTCCGCATGCGCTGCCCGGAGTCGAAGCTCACCACGGTGCGCGCGCTGCAGTCGTGCGGCTTCGACACCGTGGCGGCGGGCGACAGCCACAACGACCTGGGGATGATCCGCGCCAGCAAGGCGGGCTTCCTGTTCAAGAGCCCCGACTCCATCAAGCAGGACAACCCCGACCTGCCGGCCTACGAGGAGTACGACGAGCTCATGGCCGCCATCGCAGGGGCCCTGGCGTAGCGAACGGGCCGACGATCTTCGGCCGAGGGAATCTATGGGCCCCAGGTGGGGCCCTGGAATGATGTCGGCTACAGGCTAGCGCTCCGGTTGCCGGGGGAGCGCCGTGCCGTGCGGGCGCTCGCGGGCGGCCGAGCGCAACGCGGCGACGACGCTCGCCGCGACGGTTTCCGCTATGCCGGAGGCGAGGAGGGTCTGGACGAGATTGGCGTTGTCGGGAAGGTAACCGTCGTCGCCCATGAGTTCCAGCATGCCGCCCAAGGCGAAGCGGACCGTCGCCATCGTCTCGGCGCTCAAGTCCGATGCCTCGATGTCGAACAGATCGAACCAGGCGTCCAGGATCAGGTGCTTGAGGACGACCGTGAGCTTTCGCGAGCCGTGCTTTCCGGCTACGAGCCCGATTCGGTACGTTCGTTTCGAAAAGTCCGGCCTGCTTGCCAGGGCGGCCAGCTGGGCGCTGCTCGGCCCGTTCTCCATCTCGCCGCTCAGCAGGAGCATGCGGGCCATCTCGCGCAGGAGCGTGTGGTCGATGGCCTGGGCCGCCAGAGCGTGCAATCCCTCGAAGTGGTAGTAGAACGCGTTCTTGTTGACCTGCGCGCGCTTCGCGATGTCCCCAACGGTGATCTGATCGTACGGTTTTTCGGCGAGGGCGTCCCAAAACGCCTCTTCCATGCGCTCGACGGCGCTGGGCCCCTCCTGGTCTTTGCGCGGACGCGGCATTCCTTCACCTCAAAACTAGCCAATGAGTACAATATCAACCATTTTTATTAGACACAGCAACCAATAAAATAGCATCCTGAGGATAAGCGATGCTGCGGGTCCGGTCAAGCGTCCGCAGCGCATTCGAAAGGAGGCTTCCGATGCTCGAGAAGCTCGGGAACAAGAAGTACGCGGTGCCGTTGGCGATCGGCATCGTGGTGTCGTGCGTCATGTCGATCATGTTCTTTCCCATGGCAAACATGGAGATGAAGGAGCTGCCGTTCGCCGTGCTCTCGCTCGACGAGGGCGTGGAGACGCCGCAGGGCACGGTGAGCGCCGGCGACGCGATCGTCGAGAGCATCGTGTCCGCGACGGCGGCGGGTGACGGGGAGGATTCGCCCATCGCCTGGACGCGGGTGGGAAGCCAGGAGGAGCTGGACGAGGCGCTCGAGAACGGGGAGTTCTACGGCGCGCTCGTCGTGCCGGCCGATTTCAGCGCCCGCCAGGCCGCGGCGAAGCAGGCCGAGACGCAGGAGCTGATGGCCCAGGCCCAGGCGCTCATGGCCGCGCAGGCGCAGGGAAGGGGCGCCGCCGTCCCGGGCGAGGCCGCGGCGTCGGCCGCGTCCCCGGCCGCCGCCCAGGGTGCCGCCGCCGAGGCCGAAGGGGTCGAGGCCCCCGCGCTCAAGGTGATCCTCGACAAGGCGAAGAGCCCGCTCGTGGCAGGTCAGATGGGGACGAGCATCTCCTCGATGTTCCAACAGCTGGGCGTCGAGGTTGAAACCGAGACGATTCATACGGGAGCCACGGCTTCCGCAGGCGACGGTGCCGCCGCGGCCAACCCCATGGCCGGCATGATGTCGCTCCAGCTTTCCATCATGCCCCTGTTCATGGTCTCGGTGCTGACGGCCCTCGTCTTGAGCCGCGTGTTCAAGAAGCGGCCCGGCGCGCCGCGCTCCGAGCGGTGGAAGTCCGTCGGGCTGCAGGCGGCCTACGCTGTCGCGGCATCGCTCGTCGCGAGCCTGTGCGTGTACTGCATCCTGCTGTGGATCGAGGGAATCGAGGCTCCCATGATGGACTTCGTGCTGTTCCTGTGGCTCGCCAGCTTCTGCGTGATGCTGCTGTTCATCGGAGCGTTCAACGTCTCCACGGCGCTCGGCGGGCTGGTGGTGATCGCGGGATTCGCCTTCGGCATGATGACGGGGACGCTGCCCTTCGAGGTCCTGCCGGCGTTCTGGCAGGACTGGGTGTACCCGTGGGCCCCGCAGCGCTTCATAGGCGAGGGCGTGCGCGCCGTCCTGTTCCTCGAGGAGGGGGCTTGGAATGCGGGCAGCCTGCCGCTGCTGGTCATAGGCGCGGTGGGTGCCGTGTTGGCCTGCATCGCCGCCCTCGTGCCGGGCGGGAAGGCCGCGAAGGGGGGAGCCGCCGCCTAGGCGCGCGCTTCGGGGGCCGCGAGGAAGGGGGCGGGCTTCGGCGCGCCCCCTTCC is a genomic window containing:
- the cydD gene encoding thiol reductant ABC exporter subunit CydD, which gives rise to MIDRALFALEGIRGALAALVALATARALLAVGQAWALASAVVHLWEGAPLADQGLLVALFFACFVGGQGVRYVQDAYLDRYAYARIDDLRRKLLQAVFGQGARIVQETGTGSVTALVLEGVDQVETYLRLILPKIVCVVVVPFVVLACVFPVDWVSGLIMLVMYPVIVFYMGLVGATAKAAASLQHEEYQRLSNHFIDSMRGIDTLKLLGRGKSHGARIFEVSERFREATVKTLRIATLSGSVLDLISTLSLAAVAIMLGFRLVDGSIAFFPALFVLVLVPEYFKPIREFASDYHASLDGKNALASIQAIIASAAVGEGERAAGDVPAWSEEAVLELDGVGFSYPEHEALAGVTFAARGFARIGVIGASGSGKSTLVNLLGGFSAPSAGTVRASGRTLADLRDPSWQRQVLYIPQDPYLFHATLRENIAFYRPDAGDEDVERAVRVVGLEDLVAELPEGLETLVGEGARALSGGQAQRIALARALLDRSRRILLFDEPTAHLDIETELELKERMLPLMEGRLVFFATHRLHWVHDMDAVLVMEDGRAVEFGAPSELAARGGAYARLAAQAEGGPR
- the cydC gene encoding thiol reductant ABC exporter subunit CydC, with amino-acid sequence MSREESLAGALRRDAWVKPFFFRYRKALALALLLGVLTFGFASALMVTSGYLVSASAVAETILFLHLPLIFVRIFGVGKPILQYLERLTSHDWVLRMTSGLRLKLYGALERDAVFFRATHRTGDVLGLLAEDIGHIQNLYLRTVFPTVVAWLLYVVLIACLGWFSLWLALAMLLVLGVAVFLVPLVSVLANAARQARHKQMKNELYAELADNVLGVSDWVFAGRGDEYLTRHKERERRMRAVQERMERFGRRRDLVLQALFGLCAVLLLVWAGGRFGPEGGDAANWIAAFVLGFFPLIDAFAPLSSAAVEAGAYRDSIARLNDLPEPREDAAPAREPRAPFDVRVEHAAYRYPGAERDVLSDVSLTVPQGQRVAVLGRSGAGKSTLASLVRGDVRPSAGSVTLGGAPTAELGDEAARWIGVIQQRTYLFNMTLADNLRLGREDATDEEMWDALDKVGLRPLVERLDRGLDTMVDEAGLRFSGGERHRIALARVLLQDVPVVVLDEPTVGLDPLTERALLDTLFEALAGKTVIMITHHLAGVGALDRVVFVEDGRIALDGSPDELARTSARYRRLLAFDRGEAAR
- a CDS encoding ferric reductase-like transmembrane domain-containing protein — encoded protein: MLPFVPAFVPNLLQAAPFALAFALLCAKPLRLHPGPFYLAWAVACALVAWFDPVFASPVLDAAVQLVTSAYTGVCLYFIVMFAGALDRTPWVKRLLSVRSELSVIGGIVIAAHLVRVVGFLALSLTPMWERVWGQPAASVMFAAAVIVGVPLTLTFLVPWITSFKVVRKRLSAKAWKRTQLLAYPFVILMAAQGFLLAVGHALYGYPYDGLALTAAFATDPAGWLASFAGQVATAWLYLALGVGYVVLRLRKRARDRARRAAALVG
- a CDS encoding nucleoid-associated protein gives rise to the protein MKINHAILHVFDFVSCVNVYSQEELDLSSKNAKRYVTSHAKKALGNMDSKRGEFAENSMFAEELRSYFRGQREFIDLSVQVAEYIVGELGRMEKTESADLLVLDFEDDPDNTVREMTDEEAEAAYEARGKRYFAFMLLEAKQAYMHEVGYGESGAQRNDIARHHAILPNPSQKVPSFAVIESKTLSVSFCDKERTIAGENRWLIPDGLLQCSMEASSKEVFDTVTRLVEEVAEEYGANTAVAVSKAKSYVAENAAESDELAPWDLGEEVFDDEPLQRRFEEALAEEALPERVVVEKNVAKRVAKNHKIRTDTGIDITFPAEYGENPEFIEFVSGPNGLINIELKNIGRIENR
- the ettA gene encoding energy-dependent translational throttle protein EttA codes for the protein MAEFIYQMYQARKAHGDKVILDDVSLSFYPGAKIGVVGPNGMGKSTLLKIMAGIEEVSNGDARLSPGYTVGILQQEPPLDDDLTVIENIEQAFGEVKAKIDRFNKIGEEMAEPDADFDALMAEMGELQDAIDAANGWDLDSQLSQAMDALQCPDPDMQVSVLSGGERRRVALCKLLLQAPDLLLLDEPTNHLDAESVLWLEQFLRTYPGAVLAVTHDRYFLDNVAEWICEVDRGQLFPYKGNYSTYLETKAARLEGQGQREDKLAKRLRSELEWVRSSPKARQAKSKARIERYEQMAAEARSFEKTSVSDITIPVPPRLGAKVIEAKHLHKAFGDRVLIDDLSFTLPQGGIVGVIGPNGVGKTTLFKTIVGLEPLSGGELEIGESVSISYVDQNREGIDPNKKLWEVVSDGLDFMKVGDQEIPSRAYVASFGFKGPDQQKPAGVLSGGERNRLNLALTLKQGGNLLLLDEPTNDLDVETLESLEEALLAFSGCAVVVSHDRWFLDRIATHILAWEGTDENPGTWHWFEGNFESYQKNRIERLGEEAAKPHRVHRKLTRN
- a CDS encoding zinc ribbon domain-containing protein, with protein sequence MAIGDALIRIRKERNLTQEELARKLFVTRQAVSRWENGETSPGIDMCKLIAATCDVPVTLLLEMPDGDFCQSCGMPFFQEKDHGTEADGSPSGEFCSWCYADGSFIRDETLEELIERCAPGMAETCHITRDEAVSFMGALLPTLKRW
- the thrH gene encoding bifunctional phosphoserine phosphatase/homoserine phosphotransferase ThrH, coding for MYVVCLDLEGVLVPEIWIAFAEEAGIPELKRTTRDEPDYGKLMNYRLDILRQHGLGLEEIQQTIARIDPLPGAKEFLDELRATTQAIIISDTFTQFAQPLMEKLGWPTIFCNELEVADDGSISGFRMRCPESKLTTVRALQSCGFDTVAAGDSHNDLGMIRASKAGFLFKSPDSIKQDNPDLPAYEEYDELMAAIAGALA
- a CDS encoding TetR/AcrR family transcriptional regulator; translated protein: MPRPRKDQEGPSAVERMEEAFWDALAEKPYDQITVGDIAKRAQVNKNAFYYHFEGLHALAAQAIDHTLLREMARMLLLSGEMENGPSSAQLAALASRPDFSKRTYRIGLVAGKHGSRKLTVVLKHLILDAWFDLFDIEASDLSAETMATVRFALGGMLELMGDDGYLPDNANLVQTLLASGIAETVAASVVAALRSAARERPHGTALPRQPER